One window of Gavia stellata isolate bGavSte3 chromosome Z, bGavSte3.hap2, whole genome shotgun sequence genomic DNA carries:
- the TAL2 gene encoding T-cell acute lymphocytic leukemia protein 2, whose product MTRKIFTNTRERWRQQNVNSAFAKLRKLIPTHPPDKKLSKNETLRLAMRYINFLVKVLGEPGLQQTAVAARGSILEFFQQAPCLQSMEELTLIENCGVSSPGMSSNTVECWSETSSP is encoded by the coding sequence ATGACAAGGAAGATCTTCACCAACACCAGGGAGCGATGGAGGCAGCAAAATGTCAACAGTGCCTTTGCCAAGCTGAGGAAACTCATTCCCACCCACCCGCCAGACAAAAAACTGAGCAAGAATGAGACACTCCGTTTAGCTATGAGATACATCAACTTTCTTGTCAAGGTCCTGGGAGAGCCAGGCCTGCAGCAGACAGCAGTGGCAGCACGGGGCAGCATCCTGGAGTTCTTCCAGCAAGCCCCATGCTTGCAAAGCATGGAGGAGCTGACACTGATCGAAAACTGTGGTGTCTCCTCTCCTGGCATGAGCAGCAATACAGTAGAGTGTTGGTCAGAGACATCATCTCCCTAG